A genomic region of Helicoverpa armigera isolate CAAS_96S chromosome 31, ASM3070526v1, whole genome shotgun sequence contains the following coding sequences:
- the LOC110382699 gene encoding zinc finger protein 62, protein MSTSNGVNKRTKRTKSAQHTAYRRISADDYKNIAPEIGFRGFEKVPLVLVPRYDITPYLSTLNLSIKGKKPCMKPSRGKNPPKNRFLKQCTINITRQDLNKLKADSDQNSASSHTSDSDSDGDKASMSNIKCKICEKGYSSEKKLLKHQENKHMIVYKPNAKPQKRVSFSDHVIIHEVKEYHKCRKCPKIFENYKFLRTHMKQRHKKRKCYICNYCNKNFVDRTFFKVHIKLHCDVCGLFLPSKVKFNDHRRTVCKVLKLHTCKTCEETYFRFMDLKDHSYDHVDPCFVCDICKDQFKSKCAIAHHIAFLHSNDRPICLYAMRNLGNERLYLCNFCEESSVERDALERHVQLLPDLTNKAMTGYKDYYFCDQCFKKFDTETSMLQHKWTHFLITSDNSQERKGVLKKQIKMTYNVNEPLPLFLQPKLILEKINIGGKILKKTPDFVDVKSFDIRNGEIKKPIVDPKSKKTIISKYQCQTCDKYLCSASNLTRHIETQHSNYENLQCKVCEEIFVWPSLLRSHKCIRLKHPEMPFEDARPEIHFDNLNEVSSTQDPENGFDDLNIIENDDYLNRVDFEIPAPIVELTEYGSFNQSQEKFAPLQSLGYKLVMQEVPIEF, encoded by the exons ATGTCCACAAGCAATGGCGTTAATAAACGAACCAAGAGAACTAAAAGTGCTCAACACACGGCTTATCGTCGCATATCTGCTGACGATTACAAAAATATCGCGCCTGAAATCGGTTTCCGGGGCTTTGAGAAGGTGCCTCTTGTTTTAGTGCCGCGGTATGACATAACTCCTTACTTATCAACATTAAACCTCTCGATTAAAGGTAAGAAACCTTGTATGAAGCCGTCAAGAGGTAAAAACCCGCCTAAAAACCGGTTTTTGAAGCAATGCACAATAAACATTACCAGACAAGATTTGAATAAGTTGAAAGCAGATTCTGATCAGAATTCGGCGTCTAGCCACACGTCAGACTCAGATTCTGACGGCGATAAAGCCAGCATGTCGAATATAAAGtgtaaaatatgtgaaaaagGTTATTCAAGTGAGAAAAAGCTTCTAAAACatcaagaaaataaacatatgaTTGTATATAAGCCTAATGCGAAGCCACAGAAAAGAGTATCTTTTTCAGACCATGTTATCATCCATGAGGTCAAAGAATACCACAAATGTAGGAAATGTCctaagatttttgaaaattacaagTTTCTGCGGACGCACATGAAGCAAAGACATAAAAAACGCAAATGTTATATTTGCAACTATTGTAATAAGAACTTCGTTGACCGAACCTTTTTCAAAGTACATATTAAACTGCATTGTGACGTCTGCGGCCTGTTTTTACCGAGTAAAGTAAAATTCAACGATCACCGCAGAACGGTGTGCAAAGTATTAAAACTGCATACTTGTAAGACTTGCGAAGAGACTTATTTCAGATTCATGGATTTAAAAGATCATAGTTACGATCACGTTGACCCGTGTTTCGTCTGCGATATTTGTAAAGATCAGTTTAAATCTAAATGTGCGATCGCTCACCATATCGCTTTCCTACACTCGAATGACAGACCTATATGCTTATACGCTATGCGTAACCTAGGCAACGAGAGACTGTACCTCTGCAATTTTTGCGAAGAAAGTTCGGTAGAACGAGACGCATTAGAACGTCATGTACAATTGTTACCGGACTTAACCAACAAAGCGATGACAGGTTATAAAGACTATTATTTCTGCGATCAATGCTTCAAGAAATTTGATACCGAAACAAGCATGTTGCAACACAAATGGACTCATTTTCTGATAACAAGTGACAATTCTCAAGAACGGAAAGGGGTTTtgaaaaaacagataaaaatgaCATATAATGTCAATGAACCTTTGCCGCTGTTTTTGCAACCGAAATTGATTTTAGAGAAGATTAACATTGGAGGGAAAATTCTTAAGAAGACACCAGATTTTGTTGATGTTAAAAGTTTTGATATCCGTAACGGAGAGATTAAAAAGCCAATAGTTGATCCGAAGAGTAAAAAAACTATCATTTCCAAATACCAGTGTCag ACATGCGACAAGTACCTATGTTCTGCGAGCAACTTGACTCGCCACATTGAAACCCAACACAGCAACTACGAAAATCTGCAATGTAAGGTATGTGAAGAAATTTTCGTATGGCCGTCATTGCTCCGTTCCCATAAATGCATAAGACTCAAACACCCTGAAATGCCTTTCGAAGATGCACGCCCAGAAATCCACTTCGACAACCTCAATGAAGTTTCTTCGACACAGGATCCTGAAAATGGTTTTGACGATCTGAATATCATAGAAAATGATGATTACTTGAACAGGGTAGATTTTGAAATACCAGCTCCGATAGTCGAGTTGACGGAGTATGGCAGTTTTAATCAGAGTCAGGAGAAATTTGCGCCGTTGCAGAGTTTAGGATATAAGTTGGTGATGCAAGAGGTACCGATAGAATTTTAA
- the LOC110382697 gene encoding phosphatidylserine decarboxylase proenzyme, mitochondrial, whose protein sequence is MFPPTRIRSCLPVINPLFRQKLRPHRPFRQTATLHNQSQTKTLQRNKWMSFRSIITRWVPLGSAIYVGWCYIRASINYEVSKVEILFYEMFPFRVTSRIWGKIAACELPTSLRSFVYGTYIKMFNVNLNEAEYTDLKYYKSLSAFFTRPLKEGARYISPSPCVSPADGVVLNCGPADTDKIEQVKGVTYSLEEFLGENKWAKRKEDSYYDSLLTNKDNILHQCIIYLAPGDYHRFHSPCDWTATFRRHFSGKLLSVNPWLARLIPGLFAINERAVYVGEWKHGFFSMTAVGATNVGSIEIYNDPELRTNTKGRRNRINELELGAVSMKKGELFGQFNMGSTIILLFEAPKDFKFDMASGDKVLVGQALTAAAKEVSR, encoded by the coding sequence ATGTTCCCTCCGACACGTATTAGGAGTTGTCTTCCTGTTATAAATCCGTTATTTAGACAGAAATTGCGCCCACATAGACCTTTTCGCCAGACTGCTACGCTCCACAATCAAAGCCAAACAAAGACACTACAACGAAATAAATGGATGAGTTTTAGATCTATAATTACTCGATGGGTGCCGTTAGGAAGTGCTATTTACGTCGGATGGTGTTATATTCGTGCAAGCATTAACTATGAAGTCTCAAAAGTGGAAATTTTATTCTACGAAATGTTCCCCTTCCGTGTTACAAGTCGTATTTGGGGAAAAATCGCTGCCTGTGAGCTTCCTACATCGCTACGAAGCTTTGTGTACGGTACgtacattaaaatgtttaatgttaaCTTGAATGAAGCTGAGTATACTGATCTTAAGTATTATAAAAGTCTGTCAGCGTTTTTTACTCGACCGTTAAAAGAAGGTGCGAGATATATTTCGCCGTCTCCTTGTGTCTCTCCCGCTGATGGCGTGGTTTTAAACTGTGGGCCTGCAGACACAGACAAGATTGAGCAAGTCAAAGGAGTTACATATAGCCTAGAAGAGTTTCTCGGTGAAAATAAATGGGCAAAGAGAAAAGAGGACTCATATTACGACTCTTTACTGACAAACAAAGACAATATACTCCATCAATGTATTATTTATCTCGCCCCTGGAGATTATCATAGATTCCACTCACCGTGTGACTGGACTGCCACTTTCAGAAGACACTTTTCAGGCAAACTCTTGTCGGTAAACCCATGGTTAGCGAGACTGATACCCGGTTTGTTTGCGATCAATGAACGAGCGGTCTATGTTGGCGAATGGAAACATGGCTTCTTCAGTATGACTGCTGTTGGAGCAACAAACGTTGGTTCCATAGAAATTTATAACGATCCCGAATTACGAACGAATACTAAAGGACGAAGGAATCGGATAAACGAATTAGAATTGGGAGCGGTTTCAATGAAGAAAGGTGAGCTATTCGGTCAATTCAACATGGGGAGTacgattattttactatttgaGGCTCCGAAAGACTTTAAATTTGACATGGCATCCGGTGACAAGGTGCTCGTAGGGCAAGCGTTGACCGCAGCTGCAAAAGAGGTGTCTAGATGA